The Luteolibacter arcticus genome has a window encoding:
- a CDS encoding DUF1553 domain-containing protein, which produces MNHRFHDAGATFALLLAALSTCPAAADRVPSYGLDIRPILSNACFKCHGPDDEDRKGGPKGSGGLRLDTEEGARASLGGRAAVVPGHAKDSELMARIISTDEDEVMPPRKSGSPLTPDEVKLIEAWINSGAKYTKHWSYVPPVAVTPPRTDLHPIDAFVRDRLKQEGLQPQPEADRATLARRLSFDLTGLPPSPEVVDAFVKDTAAGAYERLVDQLLASPAYGEHWARQWLDLARYADSAGYADDPARSIWGYRDYVIRSFNENKRFDQFTLEQIAGDLLPEPTEEQRIATAFHRNTMTNSEGGTNDEEFRNAAVVDRVNTTMAVWMGTSMACAQCHTHKYDPITQAEYFRMFAFLNNTADADLRDEAPLLSFFPEEQKAKRQTLEASLAEVEARFTKPSPPLQAAADQWASRFPPSLEWQTLKPHALTSQSGLAMTQEKDGIIAVAAGATKDSYVIEVPATGAGTLTALRLEALPHETLPNKGPGHAAGNFVVTGIKAEVKPPRGAKEPQVRYVRIELPGKDKLLQLAEVQVFSKGVNVAPQGSATQKSTYADAAAARANDGNTAGEYAKGSVAHTAERTADPWWEVDLKSDQPVSRIVVWNRSEAPERLAGFRIVALDAQRQPVWEKSGNAAAAEVPFGLDGTREIPFAGAAADFVQADFNEARVIAGSTIAKPRGSQAGWAIGGGQGVAHSLVLATARPVEIPAGSMLRITIEQQSAFAQHTLGRFRLSMTRSPEAARLTEIPSELAGILALPAAQRDAAQKARVTNYYLRELAPEMAADREALAGFKKQLASLQPSTVPILRELPEGKRRKTHLQIRGNYLNHGDELTEGVPMALFPLPEGGPRNRLTLARWLVDPANPLTARVIANRFWESLFGLGIVRTSEEFGAQGDAPTHPELLDWLAVDLVRGGWDIKRFIRLIVTSETYRQSSKIASGMAERDPENRLLARGPRVRLTAEMVRDQALATSGLLSPEMYGPSVRPVRPALGLSAAFGGGLDWQTSTGGDQHRRALYTEWRRTSPYPSMATFDAPSREICTLRRDRSNTPLQALVLLNDPVYVEAAQALARRLMATASAPEDVIREGFRRVLSRVPSGTELKRLLELRQELLADYRKDPKKAAEMATVPIGPLPAGADANELAAWTAVAGVLLNLDETLLKR; this is translated from the coding sequence TTGAATCACCGTTTCCATGATGCGGGGGCTACTTTCGCCCTGCTGCTGGCGGCACTGTCCACCTGTCCGGCCGCGGCTGATCGCGTCCCCTCCTACGGCCTGGATATCCGCCCGATCCTGTCCAATGCCTGCTTCAAGTGCCACGGGCCGGACGATGAGGACCGCAAGGGCGGGCCGAAGGGCAGCGGCGGCTTGCGGCTGGATACCGAGGAAGGCGCGCGGGCGAGCCTGGGCGGCCGCGCGGCGGTGGTGCCGGGCCATGCCAAAGACAGCGAGCTGATGGCGCGGATCATCTCGACCGACGAAGACGAGGTGATGCCGCCGCGGAAATCCGGGAGCCCGCTGACCCCCGACGAAGTGAAATTGATCGAGGCATGGATCAACAGCGGCGCGAAGTACACCAAGCACTGGTCCTACGTCCCGCCGGTCGCGGTGACACCGCCACGCACGGATTTGCATCCCATCGATGCCTTCGTCCGGGACCGGCTGAAGCAGGAAGGCCTGCAGCCGCAGCCGGAAGCCGACCGTGCCACGCTCGCACGACGCTTGTCCTTCGACCTCACCGGTCTGCCGCCTTCGCCGGAGGTGGTCGATGCCTTCGTGAAGGATACCGCCGCCGGTGCCTACGAGCGGCTCGTCGACCAGTTGCTGGCCTCGCCGGCGTATGGCGAGCACTGGGCGCGGCAGTGGCTGGACCTCGCCCGCTACGCCGACTCCGCGGGCTACGCGGATGACCCGGCACGCTCGATCTGGGGCTATCGCGACTATGTGATCCGCTCGTTCAATGAGAACAAGCGCTTCGACCAGTTCACGCTCGAACAGATCGCCGGCGACCTGTTGCCGGAGCCGACCGAGGAGCAGCGGATCGCCACCGCCTTTCATCGCAATACGATGACCAACAGCGAAGGCGGCACCAACGACGAGGAATTCCGCAACGCCGCCGTCGTCGACCGGGTGAACACCACGATGGCCGTCTGGATGGGCACGTCGATGGCCTGCGCCCAGTGCCACACGCACAAGTATGACCCGATCACGCAGGCCGAGTATTTCCGGATGTTCGCCTTCCTGAACAACACGGCCGATGCCGACCTCCGGGACGAGGCCCCGCTGCTCAGCTTCTTCCCCGAGGAACAGAAGGCAAAGCGCCAGACGCTCGAAGCCAGCCTCGCCGAGGTGGAAGCCAGGTTCACGAAGCCCTCCCCTCCGCTGCAGGCCGCCGCCGACCAGTGGGCGAGCCGGTTTCCACCATCGCTCGAGTGGCAGACGCTGAAGCCGCATGCGCTGACTTCGCAATCCGGCCTCGCGATGACGCAGGAGAAGGACGGCATCATCGCGGTCGCCGCCGGTGCCACCAAGGACAGCTACGTCATCGAGGTGCCAGCCACCGGCGCAGGGACTCTAACAGCTCTCCGGCTGGAAGCACTGCCGCACGAGACGCTGCCGAACAAGGGCCCCGGGCACGCGGCGGGGAATTTCGTGGTCACCGGCATCAAGGCGGAAGTGAAGCCGCCCCGGGGCGCGAAGGAACCGCAGGTGCGCTACGTCCGCATCGAACTGCCGGGCAAGGACAAGCTGCTCCAACTCGCCGAAGTGCAGGTCTTCAGCAAGGGCGTGAATGTGGCACCGCAAGGCAGCGCCACCCAGAAGTCCACCTACGCCGATGCCGCCGCCGCACGGGCCAATGACGGCAACACGGCGGGCGAATACGCGAAGGGCTCGGTCGCCCACACCGCGGAGCGCACCGCGGATCCGTGGTGGGAAGTGGATCTGAAATCCGACCAGCCGGTCAGCCGGATCGTCGTGTGGAACCGCAGCGAAGCCCCGGAGCGCCTCGCGGGATTCCGCATCGTCGCTCTGGATGCGCAACGCCAGCCTGTCTGGGAGAAGTCGGGCAATGCCGCGGCGGCGGAGGTTCCCTTTGGCCTCGATGGCACGCGTGAAATCCCGTTTGCCGGAGCCGCGGCGGATTTCGTGCAGGCTGACTTCAACGAAGCCCGCGTGATCGCCGGTAGCACGATCGCGAAGCCGCGCGGCTCGCAGGCAGGCTGGGCGATCGGAGGGGGCCAAGGCGTGGCCCACTCGCTGGTTCTTGCCACCGCGCGTCCGGTCGAGATTCCCGCCGGGTCGATGCTGCGGATCACGATCGAGCAGCAGTCCGCCTTCGCCCAACACACGCTGGGCCGCTTCCGCCTGAGCATGACCCGCAGTCCGGAGGCCGCACGTCTCACCGAGATCCCGAGCGAACTGGCGGGCATCCTCGCGCTCCCGGCCGCGCAACGCGATGCCGCCCAGAAGGCACGCGTCACGAATTACTACCTGCGCGAACTCGCTCCGGAAATGGCGGCCGACCGCGAGGCTTTGGCCGGATTCAAGAAGCAGCTCGCCTCCCTCCAGCCAAGCACCGTGCCGATCCTCCGCGAACTCCCGGAAGGCAAGCGGCGGAAGACGCACTTGCAGATCCGCGGCAACTACTTGAACCACGGCGACGAGCTGACTGAGGGCGTGCCGATGGCGCTTTTCCCGCTGCCGGAAGGTGGACCGCGCAACCGCCTGACGCTCGCCCGCTGGCTGGTCGATCCCGCCAATCCGCTGACCGCCCGGGTCATCGCGAACCGCTTCTGGGAGTCGCTGTTCGGCCTCGGCATCGTGAGAACCAGCGAGGAATTCGGAGCGCAGGGCGATGCGCCGACGCATCCGGAATTGCTCGATTGGCTCGCGGTCGATCTCGTCCGCGGCGGCTGGGACATCAAGCGCTTCATCCGGCTAATCGTGACTTCGGAGACCTACCGGCAGTCGTCGAAGATCGCATCTGGCATGGCCGAGCGCGATCCCGAAAACCGGCTGCTCGCCCGCGGGCCGCGGGTCCGCCTGACGGCCGAGATGGTGAGGGACCAGGCGCTGGCGACCAGCGGGCTGCTCTCGCCGGAAATGTATGGCCCATCGGTGCGGCCGGTCCGGCCCGCGCTGGGGCTGTCGGCGGCCTTTGGTGGCGGTCTCGATTGGCAAACCAGCACCGGGGGCGACCAGCACCGGCGCGCGCTTTACACCGAGTGGCGCCGGACCAGCCCCTATCCCTCGATGGCCACCTTCGACGCGCCGAGCCGCGAGATTTGCACGCTGCGACGCGACCGCTCGAACACACCGCTGCAGGCACTGGTGCTGCTGAATGACCCGGTCTATGTCGAGGCCGCCCAAGCGCTCGCCCGCCGGCTGATGGCCACGGCTTCCGCGCCGGAGGACGTGATCCGCGAGGGCTTCCGCCGGGTGCTGTCGCGTGTGCCATCGGGCACGGAGCTGAAGCGATTGTTAGAGCTGCGCCAGGAGCTGCTGGCGGACTACCGGAAGGATCCCAAGAAGGCCGCCGAAATGGCGACCGTCCCGATCGGCCCGCTGCCAGCCGGTGCCGATGCGAACGAACTCGCGGCATGGACCGCGGTGGCCGGTGTCCTCCTCAATCTCGACGAAACCCTGCTGAAACGGTGA
- a CDS encoding DUF1501 domain-containing protein produces MNPRFEQLQNRTRRHFLRDAGQFSLGAIAMQALAQGSAPSASDNPLDPRPAPNVPKVKRVIYLHMSGGPPHLDLFDYKPELVKRDGQDAPDQFVKGKTFAFTNGTPKLMGTPRTFTQHGDAGIWMSDAIPNFHGIANEMCVIKSMYTDQFNHAPAELLLYTGSPRQGRPSMGSWVTYGLGSENSNLPGFVVLISSGVQPSGGQSCWGTGFIPSVFQGVQCRSKGDPVLYVGDPPGMDRGLRRKTLDALRDLNQEQASELGHPETATRIAQYELAFRMQASVPEVMDISRESKATLEAYGAVPGDSSFANNCLLGRRLLEQGVRFVHLFDWGWDFHGTNGNEDIRGGLTEKMKRTDKPVAALIRDLKQRGLLEDTLIVWGGEFGRTPFREGRTSGSAILGRDHFPDAFTIFLAGGGVKGGFTYGETDELGFSVTADKVHIHDLQATILHLLGLDHERLTYRFQGRDFRLTDVHGEVIKKILT; encoded by the coding sequence ATGAACCCACGATTCGAACAACTCCAGAACCGGACCCGCCGCCATTTCTTGCGCGATGCCGGGCAGTTCAGCCTCGGGGCGATCGCGATGCAGGCGCTCGCCCAAGGCAGCGCGCCCTCCGCCAGCGACAACCCGCTCGACCCGCGGCCAGCGCCAAATGTCCCGAAGGTGAAGCGCGTGATCTACCTGCACATGTCAGGCGGGCCGCCGCACCTCGACCTCTTTGACTACAAGCCGGAGTTGGTGAAGCGCGATGGACAGGACGCGCCCGATCAATTCGTGAAAGGCAAGACCTTCGCCTTCACCAACGGCACGCCGAAGCTGATGGGCACGCCGCGCACCTTCACCCAGCACGGTGATGCCGGGATCTGGATGTCCGACGCGATCCCAAATTTCCACGGGATCGCCAACGAGATGTGCGTGATCAAGTCGATGTACACCGACCAGTTCAATCACGCGCCGGCGGAGCTGCTGCTCTACACCGGCTCGCCGCGCCAGGGCCGGCCGTCGATGGGATCGTGGGTGACCTACGGCCTCGGCTCGGAGAACTCGAACCTGCCGGGCTTCGTGGTGCTGATCAGCAGCGGCGTCCAGCCGAGCGGCGGCCAGAGCTGCTGGGGCACCGGCTTCATCCCCTCGGTCTTCCAAGGCGTGCAATGCCGCTCGAAGGGCGACCCCGTGCTCTACGTCGGCGATCCTCCGGGGATGGACCGCGGGCTGCGCCGCAAGACGCTGGATGCCCTGCGTGATCTCAACCAGGAGCAAGCCAGTGAACTCGGCCACCCGGAAACCGCCACCCGCATCGCCCAGTACGAACTCGCCTTCCGCATGCAGGCCAGCGTGCCGGAGGTCATGGACATCTCGCGCGAATCGAAGGCGACGCTCGAGGCCTACGGGGCAGTGCCCGGCGACTCGAGCTTCGCGAACAACTGCCTGCTCGGCCGCCGCTTGCTCGAACAAGGGGTGCGCTTCGTCCACCTCTTCGACTGGGGCTGGGACTTCCACGGCACCAATGGCAACGAGGACATCCGCGGCGGTCTAACAGAGAAGATGAAGCGCACCGACAAGCCCGTGGCCGCCTTGATCCGCGACCTCAAGCAGCGCGGCCTGCTCGAAGACACGCTGATCGTGTGGGGCGGTGAATTCGGCCGCACGCCCTTCCGCGAAGGCCGCACCAGCGGCAGCGCCATCCTCGGCCGCGACCACTTCCCGGATGCCTTCACGATCTTCCTCGCCGGCGGCGGCGTGAAGGGCGGCTTCACCTACGGCGAAACCGACGAGCTCGGCTTCAGCGTGACCGCCGACAAGGTCCACATCCACGACCTCCAGGCGACCATCCTCCACCTGTTAGGCCTCGATCACGAGCGCCTCACCTACCGCTTCCAAGGTCGCGACTTCCGCCTCACCGACGTCCACGGCGAGGTGATCAAGAAGATCCTGACGTGA
- a CDS encoding GDSL-type esterase/lipase family protein encodes MKGIFTAILVCAVSSLLAGPAPRRANPVLAPVPKLEEDGYDWNGRHEAIVREQKAINPDLVFVGDSLTHAWGGVPETGLSPQRRTGEAIAAKAFAGHRVLNCGFGWDRTQNVLWRLDHGELDGIQPKTVVVNIGTNNTTPTNNAGPCSPAEIAEGVLAVCDRVRAKCPATKIVLMEIFPRWTPGHPGRAVIAEVNKRLAEAVKARSRGGEKIVLRDLAPALLDDKGEFKPGVMAGDKTHLAAGGYEAWAKLIADELK; translated from the coding sequence ATGAAAGGCATCTTCACCGCTATCCTTGTCTGCGCGGTTTCCTCACTCCTCGCCGGGCCCGCGCCGCGCCGCGCCAACCCCGTGCTGGCTCCAGTCCCGAAGCTGGAAGAAGACGGCTATGACTGGAACGGTCGCCATGAGGCGATCGTCCGTGAACAGAAGGCGATCAATCCAGACCTCGTATTCGTCGGCGATTCCCTCACCCACGCCTGGGGTGGCGTACCGGAAACCGGGCTGTCGCCCCAGCGGCGCACGGGCGAGGCCATCGCGGCCAAGGCCTTCGCCGGCCACCGCGTGCTCAACTGCGGCTTCGGTTGGGACCGCACGCAGAATGTCCTCTGGCGACTCGACCACGGCGAACTCGACGGCATCCAGCCCAAGACGGTCGTGGTCAACATCGGCACCAACAACACCACGCCCACGAACAACGCCGGTCCCTGCTCGCCCGCCGAAATCGCCGAAGGCGTGCTCGCCGTGTGCGACCGCGTGCGCGCGAAGTGTCCCGCCACGAAGATCGTGCTGATGGAAATTTTCCCGCGCTGGACTCCCGGGCATCCCGGCCGCGCCGTCATCGCCGAAGTCAACAAGCGACTGGCCGAGGCGGTGAAAGCCCGCAGCCGCGGAGGCGAGAAGATCGTCCTGCGCGACCTCGCCCCCGCGCTGCTCGATGACAAGGGAGAGTTCAAGCCCGGTGTCATGGCCGGCGACAAGACCCACCTCGCCGCTGGCGGCTACGAGGCTTGGGCGAAGCTGATCGCGGACGAGTTGAAATGA
- a CDS encoding tyrosine-type recombinase/integrase, with protein MPRWPGMRDKPKRPKKPPVRQIKTAADKIHVREIEATERGRRVKFYRVEGYLPDGTRLRLRFKTLAEAEGELATRRVKVTNAKTELNTINTPLSADQVRDAEGALNRLKGRYTLAETVEYFLRHYAEPEDAKPLQEALSAFLDARERAGVRARSIAQLKATVKAFVTWFTLDQLPVEFASDLRLAKASVDPGKKSSPRALLAELEKRNPDFPRPAVHSVTTADIVRFLQSIRTKDGAATASRKTWNNYRADLHAFFSWTCDRQRRWIRDNPVAGVDKFKDGRGVPTCLSVKQTQALMAYVRDYEGGKVAPFFALALFAGLRTGPNGELYKLARHKDRPQLIDLKHGVIHVQPEISKTHQYRQVIIRPNLMAWLKDFTGEILPKNHDRMIKDVRAKFQLGHDVLRHTFFSMHVATFKSVGEAAIEGGNTESVVKRHYLNLAGYKDGAAFWKIGLLPGAGKKPRVR; from the coding sequence ATGCCACGGTGGCCCGGCATGCGCGACAAGCCGAAGCGTCCCAAAAAACCGCCGGTCCGGCAAATCAAGACTGCTGCGGACAAGATTCATGTCCGGGAGATCGAGGCAACCGAGCGGGGCCGGCGGGTGAAGTTCTATCGAGTGGAGGGCTACCTGCCAGACGGCACCCGACTACGCCTACGCTTCAAGACGCTGGCCGAGGCAGAAGGCGAGTTGGCAACCCGTCGGGTGAAGGTGACAAACGCCAAGACGGAGCTGAACACGATCAACACCCCGCTGTCGGCGGATCAGGTGCGGGACGCCGAGGGAGCGCTGAACCGGCTCAAGGGGCGCTACACGCTTGCGGAGACGGTTGAGTATTTCCTGCGCCACTATGCCGAGCCCGAGGACGCTAAGCCCCTACAGGAGGCGCTGAGTGCTTTCCTGGATGCACGTGAGCGGGCCGGTGTCCGGGCTCGTTCCATCGCCCAGCTCAAGGCCACAGTAAAGGCGTTCGTCACTTGGTTCACCCTCGATCAACTCCCGGTCGAGTTTGCGTCTGACCTTCGGTTGGCGAAGGCCAGCGTCGATCCGGGCAAGAAAAGCTCCCCGCGCGCCTTGCTGGCCGAGTTGGAGAAGAGAAATCCTGACTTCCCTCGCCCAGCCGTTCACTCGGTGACGACGGCAGACATCGTCCGCTTCCTCCAATCGATCCGCACGAAGGACGGAGCAGCGACGGCCAGCCGGAAGACGTGGAACAACTACCGCGCTGACCTTCACGCCTTCTTCTCGTGGACTTGTGACCGGCAACGGCGCTGGATCCGGGACAACCCGGTTGCGGGGGTGGATAAGTTCAAGGACGGCCGCGGCGTGCCGACGTGCCTCTCGGTAAAACAGACGCAGGCGCTGATGGCCTACGTGAGAGACTACGAAGGTGGAAAGGTGGCGCCCTTCTTCGCGCTGGCCCTCTTCGCTGGTCTGCGTACCGGGCCGAACGGAGAACTCTACAAGCTGGCCCGTCACAAGGACCGGCCGCAGCTGATCGACCTCAAGCATGGTGTGATCCACGTACAGCCGGAGATTTCCAAGACGCATCAGTACCGACAGGTGATCATCCGCCCGAACCTCATGGCTTGGCTGAAGGACTTCACCGGGGAGATCCTACCGAAGAATCACGACCGGATGATCAAGGACGTTCGCGCGAAATTCCAGCTCGGCCACGACGTGTTGCGACACACGTTCTTCTCGATGCACGTTGCTACTTTCAAGTCGGTCGGAGAGGCGGCCATCGAAGGCGGCAACACTGAATCGGTAGTGAAGCGACATTACCTTAACCTTGCCGGGTACAAGGACGGCGCAGCATTCTGGAAAATCGGACTGCTACCCGGTGCCGGGAAGAAGCCGCGTGTCCGATAG